One Pseudomonadota bacterium genomic window carries:
- a CDS encoding NADH dehydrogenase FAD-containing subunit yields the protein MLISIVLIPLALGLLALVIHSKGIRRGLLIIGAISHSIMTAVQALQKTHTTAGIWIGLDTTGLLFLSITSALFLAVAIYTVGYLGRDSDRKVMDSVEGFLFRNEPEAVFIACLLLFLSSMSMVCISRDMGLLWVAVEATTLVSAPLISFHSHHRSLEARWKYLLICSVGIAVALLGNYFMAFAGHGKTHLNLDNLITGAASLDQAWLKAAFLMLLVGYGTKMGMAPMHTWLPDAHSESPSMVSALLSGALLNCAFLGIFRAHSVLSAAGLGSFSGELLVFFGMFSMAIAAAFMIRQSDYKRMLAYSSIEHMGIMALGLGIGGLAGTGAMLHAVNHSLTKGMLFLVSGQILFTYGSKKTDDVRNVIKTTPLAGILWLFGFLAITGAPPFSPFLSEITILKGMLQSGRWFVAAGYLVVLGVIFIAMARIVIPMVFGLPEKEKPFDPSHINQREPIWFAGPAMALAAVILVMGLYIPGFVWNFFGKAAAMTGGF from the coding sequence ATGCTCATTAGTATTGTTTTGATTCCTCTCGCACTCGGCCTTTTGGCCCTTGTGATACACAGCAAAGGAATCAGGCGCGGATTATTGATCATCGGCGCAATCAGCCATAGTATTATGACAGCGGTCCAGGCTCTTCAAAAGACACACACCACGGCAGGAATCTGGATTGGTCTGGATACCACCGGTCTCTTATTTTTATCAATCACCAGCGCCCTCTTTTTAGCAGTTGCCATATACACTGTAGGCTATCTCGGAAGAGATTCGGATCGTAAGGTCATGGATTCTGTTGAAGGATTCCTGTTCCGGAACGAACCGGAGGCAGTATTTATCGCCTGCCTTCTGCTATTCCTCTCCTCCATGAGCATGGTTTGCATAAGCCGCGACATGGGATTGTTGTGGGTGGCGGTAGAGGCAACTACACTTGTCAGCGCACCTCTGATAAGCTTTCACAGCCATCATCGAAGCCTTGAGGCAAGATGGAAATACCTTTTGATCTGCTCGGTAGGCATAGCAGTGGCCCTTCTGGGTAATTATTTTATGGCCTTTGCCGGTCACGGCAAAACGCATCTTAACCTGGATAATTTAATTACAGGTGCTGCTTCACTGGATCAGGCATGGCTCAAGGCAGCCTTTCTCATGTTGCTGGTGGGTTATGGTACAAAGATGGGAATGGCCCCCATGCACACCTGGCTGCCGGACGCCCACAGCGAATCTCCTTCCATGGTTTCGGCGCTTCTTTCCGGCGCCCTTCTCAATTGCGCCTTTTTAGGCATCTTCAGGGCTCATTCAGTCCTTTCGGCTGCAGGACTTGGGTCTTTCAGCGGAGAGCTGTTGGTCTTCTTCGGTATGTTTTCAATGGCCATAGCTGCAGCCTTTATGATCCGTCAGTCCGATTACAAACGGATGCTTGCCTATTCAAGCATAGAACACATGGGGATCATGGCTCTGGGCTTAGGTATTGGCGGCCTTGCAGGCACAGGAGCTATGCTCCATGCCGTAAACCACTCCCTGACAAAGGGTATGCTTTTTTTAGTCTCCGGCCAAATACTTTTCACCTATGGAAGTAAAAAAACTGACGATGTCCGTAATGTTATAAAGACTACGCCTCTGGCAGGTATCCTGTGGCTATTTGGATTTCTGGCAATTACAGGTGCTCCGCCCTTTAGCCCTTTTCTAAGTGAGATAACGATATTAAAAGGAATGCTTCAATCAGGCCGATGGTTTGTAGCTGCCGGTTATCTGGTGGTACTGGGAGTGATCTTTATAGCCATGGCAAGGATAGTGATTCCCATGGTTTTCGGACTCCCTGAAAAAGAGAAGCCTTTTGATCCTTCCCATATCAATCAACGGGAACCTATCTGGTTTGCCGGACCGGCAATGGCCTTGGCCGCGGTTATCCTGGTGATGGGCCTTTATATCCCGGGATTCGTCTGGAATTTCTTTGGCAAGGCAGCCGCCATGACGGGAGGTTTCTAA